One genomic segment of Pedobacter endophyticus includes these proteins:
- a CDS encoding TlpA family protein disulfide reductase, whose product MEKPIIVAVTAVLCLLLTNCLYSNIKKPNTLGTFMKMLCQVLGKLRPLFLKNLAKTFLFINISFFLALDSSAQIAQKQILSIGDAVPESLWSSNHTIYKDGNIYNQSLEKYRGKLLILDFWSTWCGPCIRSLPELDSIVKMFGDKVQVILVTKNTNQILSSFLKSNDYAKGVKLPFIINDSILNKHFPHRSISHQIFIDSKGIVKAITGISGATIKNIQAIVNGNPINFPLKDDFAPPSNRDKE is encoded by the coding sequence ATGGAAAAACCAATAATTGTAGCAGTGACAGCTGTGCTATGCCTTTTACTAACGAATTGTTTATACTCAAATATCAAAAAACCTAACACTTTAGGTACATTTATGAAGATGCTGTGCCAAGTGCTAGGTAAACTAAGGCCGCTTTTTTTAAAAAATCTTGCCAAAACTTTTCTTTTTATCAACATATCTTTCTTCCTGGCATTAGACTCAAGTGCACAAATTGCACAAAAGCAGATACTTTCCATTGGCGATGCGGTTCCAGAAAGCCTGTGGAGCTCAAATCATACAATTTATAAGGATGGTAACATCTATAATCAAAGTCTCGAAAAATACAGGGGAAAACTTTTAATACTGGACTTCTGGAGTACATGGTGTGGTCCATGCATCCGCTCCCTACCTGAACTTGATTCGATAGTCAAAATGTTCGGGGATAAAGTACAAGTGATACTGGTCACCAAAAACACTAACCAGATATTGAGTAGCTTCCTAAAAAGTAACGATTATGCCAAAGGAGTAAAATTACCCTTTATAATCAACGACTCAATTCTCAACAAGCATTTTCCTCACCGAAGTATATCACACCAAATCTTTATTGACAGTAAAGGGATTGTTAAGGCTATAACGGGAATTAGTGGAGCCACAATCAAAAATATTCAGGCAATCGTTAATGGAAATCCAATTAATTTCCCGCTCAAGGATGACTTTGCTCCACCTTCTAATCGCGATAAGGAATGA
- a CDS encoding SusC/RagA family TonB-linked outer membrane protein — MREFIFNYCKRADFLAFLFILACACCPGKTLAQQQRESFLSGTVMSAADRNPISGAVITVGKKLTNTDSEGKFSMATTLERGELKVSFMGFKTKLIPFDLNKSTVILIVLEVDSLDLGSVEISTGYERKAKERVTGSLDLVDNKKLNEQFGLNILNRLEGMTPSVSFDRDGQRPGLTIRGLSSINASKSPLIVLDNFPYAGEIININPNDIESITVLKDAAASSIWGARAGNGVIVITSKTGRKNQEMSIALNSNLSITTKPDIYKSKNFISSSDYIDLEKFLYSKGYYQSLLENTNTYPVVSPVVELLWKRAAATATEQVQIDKQIENLKGNDVREDIDRRLYSGGYNQQYALSINGGSEKNTYFYSAGYDKGKDQLSATNDRLSIKAQNAFNLSDRLSLRTGLLYTAANTRSGKPDPTSIRSGVAQGLYPYAMLADREGNSLPIPKIYRESYIATAGGGKLLDWRYYPLEDYKNSESLRKSQDFLANVNLEYRILAWLRAGARYQSEKQITDGTSLNTEGSFFTRNMINQFTQLNQVTGITKYIVPRGSIIDLNKIELSSQNLRTQIDVDKSWNNNSISGVIGAEVGRNRTNGNAYRTYGYNDDLGVATGLIDPVNSYPLFYGGTATIGNTNSFSGTDNRSISYYGSGAYTYLNRYSISGSIRKDQSNIFGVNTNQKGRPFWSAGAAWELTREKFFPLDAFSYLKVRATYGTSGNVDNSLSALTVMSYTGSPNSLTGFTQAVINKFANPDLRWEKTGMFNIGVDFATSGGRISGSLDYYQKRGTDLLGDALVDITTGLKVTSVRKNVAEMSGKGIDLTLNSTNIDRKVKWRSTLLLAYTQNRVQDYYLSTYQGSTYITPQGNLVTPVAGYPVYSIFSYRSAGLDPVNGNPRGYLGDKISTDYTAITGNGTQVADLVYNGPSTPVVSGAIRNTLNYKNFELAVNITYKLGYYFRKSSVSYSALFSGWVQHADYMSRWQKTGDEHFTTIPSLIYPADPNRDAFYAGSETLVRRADHLRLQYISIAYSVPGIKSKKLPIRDLSITANASNLGILWAANKDGIDPDYPYDISPPKMLSFGVRAQF; from the coding sequence ATGAGAGAATTTATATTTAACTATTGCAAACGAGCTGATTTTTTGGCTTTTTTATTCATTTTAGCCTGCGCTTGCTGCCCTGGTAAAACGCTAGCGCAGCAGCAAAGAGAAAGTTTTCTTTCGGGAACTGTCATGTCTGCCGCTGACCGTAATCCTATATCCGGAGCCGTAATCACTGTCGGTAAAAAATTGACTAATACTGATAGCGAAGGTAAATTTTCCATGGCAACGACTTTGGAGAGAGGAGAGTTGAAAGTCTCCTTCATGGGGTTCAAGACAAAATTGATTCCTTTTGACTTAAACAAAAGCACAGTAATATTAATAGTCCTCGAAGTGGATTCACTTGATCTCGGCTCTGTAGAAATTTCCACTGGATATGAGCGAAAAGCGAAGGAACGGGTAACAGGCTCCTTGGACCTGGTTGACAACAAAAAGCTGAATGAACAGTTTGGCCTAAACATCTTGAACAGATTGGAAGGAATGACTCCGTCAGTGTCCTTTGACAGGGATGGTCAGCGCCCAGGATTAACGATAAGGGGACTAAGCAGTATCAATGCCTCCAAATCTCCCCTAATCGTGTTGGATAACTTCCCATATGCTGGCGAAATCATTAATATTAATCCGAACGATATCGAGAGCATTACTGTCTTAAAAGATGCAGCAGCATCCTCTATTTGGGGAGCAAGAGCTGGAAACGGCGTTATCGTGATCACTTCCAAAACAGGGCGCAAGAATCAGGAAATGTCCATCGCGCTGAACAGCAACCTGAGTATAACAACGAAGCCGGATATTTACAAAAGCAAAAATTTTATATCCTCTTCAGATTATATTGATCTTGAAAAATTTCTATACTCAAAAGGCTACTATCAGTCCCTTCTGGAGAATACCAATACCTATCCGGTTGTATCACCGGTAGTAGAACTGCTTTGGAAGCGTGCAGCCGCAACAGCGACAGAACAGGTGCAGATAGACAAACAAATTGAGAATCTGAAGGGAAATGATGTAAGAGAGGACATCGACCGTCGCCTATATTCCGGAGGTTACAATCAGCAGTACGCCCTCAGCATTAATGGAGGCAGTGAAAAAAACACCTATTTTTATTCAGCAGGGTACGACAAAGGAAAGGATCAACTATCTGCTACTAACGACAGGTTATCAATCAAAGCCCAAAACGCCTTTAATCTGAGCGACAGGCTCTCACTGAGAACAGGTCTATTGTATACCGCAGCCAATACCCGGTCCGGGAAACCGGATCCAACATCCATCAGATCGGGAGTAGCTCAAGGACTATACCCTTATGCAATGCTTGCTGACAGGGAGGGCAATTCCCTTCCCATTCCAAAGATCTATCGTGAAAGTTATATTGCAACGGCTGGCGGTGGAAAACTGTTGGACTGGAGGTATTATCCACTAGAGGACTATAAAAACTCGGAGAGCTTAAGAAAGTCCCAGGATTTTTTGGCAAACGTTAATTTGGAGTACAGGATTTTGGCATGGCTGCGGGCTGGCGCGAGATATCAGTCTGAAAAACAAATCACAGATGGGACATCACTTAATACGGAAGGAAGTTTTTTCACCAGAAACATGATCAATCAATTTACGCAGCTCAATCAAGTTACCGGTATAACAAAGTATATTGTTCCGAGAGGCTCCATTATCGACCTCAATAAGATTGAACTATCCTCCCAGAACCTCAGGACACAGATCGATGTTGATAAATCATGGAATAATAACAGCATCAGCGGAGTGATAGGTGCTGAGGTAGGCCGGAACCGTACCAATGGTAACGCGTATCGTACTTATGGCTATAATGATGACCTTGGCGTGGCAACAGGCCTTATCGATCCAGTCAACAGTTACCCGTTATTTTATGGCGGTACTGCAACTATCGGAAACACCAATAGCTTTTCTGGAACAGATAACCGCTCTATATCCTATTATGGCAGTGGAGCATATACATATTTGAACAGGTACAGTATCTCTGGAAGTATCAGGAAGGATCAGTCCAATATCTTTGGGGTAAATACAAACCAAAAGGGAAGACCATTTTGGTCAGCAGGAGCAGCCTGGGAACTTACAAGGGAAAAGTTCTTTCCGCTTGATGCCTTTTCCTACCTCAAGGTCAGAGCTACTTATGGAACCAGTGGGAACGTTGACAATTCGCTCTCAGCCCTTACGGTGATGAGTTACACAGGAAGTCCAAATTCGCTTACCGGGTTTACCCAGGCGGTAATCAACAAATTTGCAAATCCTGATTTAAGATGGGAGAAGACCGGCATGTTCAATATCGGAGTCGATTTTGCAACTTCCGGCGGCAGGATTTCCGGAAGCCTGGATTACTATCAAAAAAGAGGAACAGACCTGTTGGGCGATGCTTTGGTTGATATAACAACCGGCCTGAAGGTTACTTCTGTGCGTAAGAATGTTGCAGAGATGAGCGGTAAAGGGATCGATCTGACCCTGAATTCAACCAATATAGACCGTAAGGTTAAATGGAGGAGTACATTATTACTGGCATACACCCAGAACCGGGTTCAGGATTATTACCTGAGCACATATCAGGGATCTACCTACATCACTCCCCAGGGAAACTTGGTCACCCCGGTAGCCGGATACCCGGTATATTCTATCTTTAGTTACCGATCGGCCGGTCTTGATCCGGTAAATGGAAATCCACGGGGATACCTTGGGGATAAAATCAGCACTGATTATACAGCGATAACAGGTAATGGTACCCAGGTTGCGGACCTGGTCTACAATGGTCCCTCAACACCGGTTGTCTCCGGCGCAATCAGAAATACGCTGAACTATAAAAATTTTGAACTCGCGGTTAACATCACTTATAAACTCGGATATTATTTTCGTAAGAGTTCAGTATCATACAGTGCACTGTTTTCGGGCTGGGTACAACATGCTGACTATATGAGCCGATGGCAGAAAACAGGTGATGAACACTTTACCACCATCCCATCTCTTATATACCCGGCCGATCCAAACAGGGATGCTTTTTATGCCGGATCAGAAACGCTGGTAAGGCGTGCCGATCATTTGAGGCTTCAATATATATCTATAGCTTACAGTGTCCCTGGTATAAAGTCAAAAAAACTACCTATCAGAGATCTTAGCATAACAGCAAATGCCTCAAATCTTGGAATACTGTGGGCAGCCAATAAAGACGGCATTGATCCCGACTACCCTTATGATATCAGCCCACCAAAAATGCTGTCATTTGGAGTAAGGGCTCAATTTTAA
- a CDS encoding RagB/SusD family nutrient uptake outer membrane protein has translation MMKKRLKTIENYSRILPLFSFVAILLLFGSCKKYLDAKPEKSIQIPKTITDLQALLDYADDMNNIGAAALEVCSDDYYLPDNIWNALTSVTRKNLYIWERDVFNDNLNPGDWAATYIPVYKSNVVLEGLGKLERVSSNATEYDQIKGAALLYRSRSFLEALQIWALPYDHNSAHNTLGVPLRLGSDFNEVSVRSSIRQCYDQVIADLKKAAILLPVTPQHVMRPSRPAAYGLLARTYLMMQDYGNAGLYADSCLQLKNTLIDYNVLNSTAAFPFPRFNAEVIFSTTIIPQNNSANGRIDSILYQSYSENDLRKKLYFKAFTAVTGGGFGFKGSYYAANNLFNGIATDEMLLIRAESRARKGFGSEALEDLNTLLVKRYATGKFVPYTLTNTADVLGLILTERRKELLFRGLRWADLKRLNKESRFKITLKRNLNGNVFELLPDDQKYALAIPSSVIELSGIPQN, from the coding sequence ATGATGAAAAAAAGATTAAAAACAATCGAAAACTATAGCAGAATTTTGCCGCTTTTTTCCTTTGTGGCAATATTACTCCTATTTGGTAGCTGCAAAAAATACCTGGATGCAAAACCGGAAAAATCCATTCAGATTCCCAAAACTATAACAGATCTGCAGGCACTTCTGGACTATGCCGATGATATGAACAACATTGGCGCGGCCGCTCTTGAAGTCTGCTCTGACGACTATTATCTTCCGGATAATATCTGGAATGCCCTAACTTCAGTAACCAGAAAAAATCTCTATATCTGGGAACGGGATGTATTCAATGATAACTTAAATCCCGGGGACTGGGCAGCAACTTACATACCAGTATATAAGTCCAATGTTGTGCTGGAGGGTTTAGGAAAACTGGAAAGGGTTTCCTCAAATGCTACTGAATATGATCAGATCAAAGGGGCGGCGCTTCTATATCGCTCAAGGTCTTTTCTTGAAGCGCTGCAGATATGGGCATTGCCCTATGATCATAATTCGGCACATAATACCTTGGGAGTACCCCTGAGATTAGGATCTGATTTTAATGAAGTCTCGGTACGATCCAGCATCCGGCAATGTTATGACCAGGTAATAGCGGATCTGAAAAAGGCTGCGATTCTGCTTCCTGTTACTCCGCAACATGTTATGCGTCCCTCGCGTCCTGCCGCTTATGGTTTATTGGCCAGGACTTACCTGATGATGCAGGATTATGGGAATGCAGGCCTCTATGCAGATTCATGCCTTCAATTGAAAAATACACTTATTGATTATAACGTTTTAAATAGTACGGCCGCTTTTCCATTTCCCCGCTTTAATGCAGAAGTTATATTCAGCACAACCATTATCCCGCAGAACAATTCGGCAAATGGCCGGATTGACAGTATTCTTTACCAGTCCTATTCAGAAAATGATCTTCGGAAAAAATTATACTTCAAGGCTTTCACGGCAGTTACGGGTGGAGGATTTGGTTTCAAGGGGAGTTATTATGCTGCCAATAACCTCTTCAATGGGATTGCAACAGACGAGATGCTGTTGATACGTGCGGAAAGCAGGGCCAGGAAAGGATTCGGTTCAGAGGCATTAGAAGACTTGAATACCCTGCTTGTGAAAAGGTACGCCACCGGTAAATTTGTTCCGTACACCCTTACCAATACGGCGGATGTTCTTGGTCTGATACTCACTGAAAGAAGAAAGGAATTGCTTTTTAGAGGTTTGAGATGGGCAGATCTGAAAAGGCTTAATAAAGAAAGCCGCTTTAAGATAACCCTAAAGCGAAATCTTAACGGGAATGTTTTTGAATTGCTACCTGATGATCAAAAGTATGCACTGGCGATACCAAGTAGTGTGATCGAGCTGAGTGGGATTCCCCAGAACTGA
- a CDS encoding Crp/Fnr family transcriptional regulator, with the protein MENADQGLIALLSGLFVSRFFRKGAILCMPGQVFQALHFVDHGLVRGYFSRGREEHTSWILETGFIAPSSGVFSRAVSTEYVAFLKDTWVYSLDMTLVKTLAEKEVRLNHLIMEICEEKMQERIQTEELLRIGHAEDRYLAFKQFYERLLDLPIHDITASLMNIEPKYLYKIKKKYLRT; encoded by the coding sequence ATGGAGAATGCAGACCAGGGATTGATCGCCCTGCTCTCAGGACTCTTTGTGTCCAGGTTTTTTAGAAAAGGTGCTATACTCTGCATGCCTGGGCAGGTCTTCCAAGCGCTTCATTTTGTTGATCATGGACTCGTGCGCGGGTATTTTTCCCGCGGACGGGAAGAGCATACTTCATGGATTTTAGAAACTGGGTTCATCGCCCCGTCAAGTGGAGTCTTTTCCAGAGCTGTCTCAACAGAATATGTAGCATTTTTAAAAGATACCTGGGTTTATTCTCTCGACATGACCTTAGTGAAAACATTAGCTGAAAAGGAAGTCCGTTTGAATCATTTGATCATGGAAATATGCGAAGAAAAGATGCAGGAGCGAATACAAACTGAAGAACTTTTGCGCATTGGTCACGCGGAAGATCGTTACCTCGCCTTTAAGCAATTCTATGAAAGGCTCCTCGATCTGCCCATACACGACATAACTGCCTCCCTTATGAATATAGAGCCTAAATACCTCTACAAGATCAAAAAGAAATACCTCCGCACCTAA
- a CDS encoding DUF5712 family protein has product MFINITDNKQADNKAGSGGLVNYLEKENRIHNKEPEYWFNGNQTNIEPYEVRRKIDGNIAKLGRDDAKFFLINISPSQKEIVFLKQCYGENGAKDQMKVFAARVMDAYAQNFKRPGIESHLNLIWFGKLENYRYYSHNDSEVKQGIRKRGDRKPGDQMHVQVIVSRKDATNKIKLSPQNTSRGKNAEHSKKMGQFDRVAFKQSGESLFDDLFGFDRHLNETMAYSNTLKNGTLKERIEMKVQEEQLESVATEIKEVTTGMKTLPEPYQSHTDFVQNEDSYVFSVDIDIKDDIDDEAINGRNRHRKKQARTNIR; this is encoded by the coding sequence ATGTTTATCAACATTACAGATAATAAACAGGCGGATAATAAAGCCGGCAGTGGTGGTCTGGTCAATTATCTGGAAAAAGAGAACCGTATCCATAACAAAGAGCCTGAGTACTGGTTCAACGGAAATCAAACCAATATTGAGCCTTATGAGGTCAGGCGAAAGATTGACGGCAATATTGCTAAACTGGGAAGAGATGATGCAAAGTTCTTTTTGATCAACATCAGCCCCAGCCAGAAGGAAATAGTGTTTTTAAAACAGTGCTATGGAGAAAATGGGGCAAAAGATCAGATGAAAGTATTTGCTGCCCGGGTAATGGATGCCTATGCGCAGAACTTTAAAAGGCCGGGTATTGAAAGCCATCTCAACCTGATCTGGTTTGGCAAATTGGAAAACTATCGGTATTACAGCCATAATGATTCCGAGGTCAAACAGGGCATTAGAAAAAGAGGAGACCGTAAACCTGGAGATCAAATGCACGTTCAGGTTATTGTCAGCCGGAAAGATGCCACTAATAAAATCAAGCTCAGTCCGCAGAATACCTCACGAGGAAAGAATGCCGAGCATTCAAAGAAAATGGGACAGTTTGACCGCGTAGCCTTTAAACAGAGTGGGGAAAGTTTATTCGATGATCTGTTTGGCTTCGACAGGCATCTGAACGAAACAATGGCCTATTCCAATACACTGAAGAATGGTACGCTTAAAGAACGCATAGAGATGAAAGTCCAGGAAGAACAGTTGGAATCAGTAGCTACTGAAATCAAGGAAGTAACGACAGGCATGAAAACATTGCCAGAACCTTATCAATCCCATACTGATTTTGTGCAGAATGAAGATAGCTATGTGTTTTCTGTGGATATAGATATCAAGGATGATATTGATGACGAAGCCATTAATGGGCGCAACCGCCACAGAAAGAAACAGGCGAGAACCAATATACGCTAG